Proteins encoded together in one Coffea arabica cultivar ET-39 chromosome 2c, Coffea Arabica ET-39 HiFi, whole genome shotgun sequence window:
- the LOC140035654 gene encoding uncharacterized protein: MDLDLALRDDSPPPLTYQSTSDEKRNNERWERSNCLCLMIIKKAIPEAFKRTMSKTMVTVKEFLQDIEKKFVKNEKTEVNTPLTRLISMKYSGKGNIREYIMEISHLASKLNALKLKLSEELLVHLILISLPTQFS; encoded by the coding sequence ATGGATCTCGACCTTGCATTAAGGGATGATTCTCCCCCACCTCTTACATATCAGAGTACCTCTgatgaaaagagaaataatGAAAGGTGGGAGAGATCGAATTGCTTGTGTCTGATGATCATTAAAAAGGCCATACCAGAAGCATTCAAGAGAACAATGTCAAAAACGATGGTAACCGTTAAAGAGTTCCTTCAGGATATTGAAAAAAAGTTTGTCAAGAACGAAAAGACTGAAGTTAATACGCCCTTGACACGCCTAATTTCGATGAAATATAGTGGTAAAGGTAATATCAGAGAGTACATTATGGAGATATCTCATCTTGCCTCAAAATTGAATGCACTTAAATTGAAACTCTCCGAAGAGTTACTAgtgcatttgattttaatatctcttcCTACACAGTTTAGTTAG